In a genomic window of Nodosilinea sp. E11:
- a CDS encoding PAS domain S-box protein, whose protein sequence is MVLPAPSADSDRLRNIARHIPGVIYEFVQYPDGRMAFPYTSDGLLELYGLSPEAVREDAAPMFAAVHPEDLTYLAESVQVSAAMLTPWCCEHRIYHLNGNLRWVQGNATPQRASDGSIRWYGYVRDITEQKASRLALEASEQKLRRVIDTINGLVFMVAPDLTLSLLSPAVAAVTGYAPDEFQHCHLAEVTHPDDLAHCVEQVQACLRGEGSRRIEFRALHRDGHYYWYSANLSPFTAEDGATVSCLGIATYIDDRKRAELALQESEARYQLLVANVPGMVYRYLPGSEGGAFTYVSAGCYELFGLEPAQIRQDANRVWGLIHPDDMQSLQASIASAVERCAAWSWEGRFTTVTGQLRWLQGRSRPQLTSDGLVWDGLLIDITALKQTEAALGQEVAYRRALFDASGDGIVVLSSAGQVLEANHSFAAMLGYSLDETIGLHVADFDADPEAFDEQQETDKLCLDRFERRHRRQDGSTYAVEICASAVQWNGQSVHLCVCRDIEERQRAELALAASEDRFQRLTAASPAVIYTVVESTEGIVRFDYISPAVEEVDEISVAAAMENGALLSEQIYPEDRERYLATYRASLQAMTPFSCEWRIITSSGKTKWLQANSRPEQRPNGEVVWHGITLDKTPEKQAELEIIALQSALLEAQDIAHIGNWTFDLASQRITWSPELFRLFGLDPSEGEPTYEAYLQLIHPDDRPLLLQAIEQAITQGTPYKIDYRALLPDGSIRYHEGRGKVERDGTGQIIRLLGTGLDITERKHTELALQASEARFRVIFDQAAAGINQIDASGRFVEANQYYCDLLGYTKAELMELTFADVMHPEDLAQRQAQMDHVFYGEIDYVAYEKRDRHKNGDWIWTKISISVLRDQAGQVVGNLAVVVDIRDRKRYETALQDSRQLLQTVLDTVPLAIFWKNRQSVILGCNQQFVQASGLTTPDEAIGKNTLDLGYTATEAQAYIETDGQVMASGVPRIGVQETITPVGGEQRWVETNKLPLRDWTGNVIGVVGTFQDITERKQAEAIIRQQAERETVLRKITQRIRQSLDLSAILNTAVEQMQHTLQTDRVAVYQFRPDWSGDFIAEAVHDPWVKLVNSDIQRVWEDTYLQDTQGGRFKHHETVVVADIYQAGLQPCHIELLEQFQAKAFAIAPIFFGDTLWGLLAIYQNATCRQWLDWEVELLQQIADQLAIAIQQASLFEQLQQELTERQQAQQQLSERNQELAVANQDLSRATRLKDEFLANMSHELRTPLNIILGFAQLLNADRSLPAQQRDYVNIMYSSGNHLLHLINDILDLSKIEANRITLDPESIDLLSLLHDLQAMFQDRAADKELYFTLALASDLPQYIVTDPNRLRQVLINLLGNAIKFTVSGGITLQVSLQPLEPEVVASSSAESPSPSSMGLCFAVTDTGTGIAETELAAIFDAFTQAKTNHIALEGTGLGLAISRSLVQLMGGTLMVSSRLGQGSTFQFTLPLELANAEDVISDDRLGPVIGLAPGQPVYRILVVDDHPENRALLMAALAQTGLEIEEASDGVMAIDRWREWRPHLIWMDLRMPGIDGGEATRRIRQEAQHQGEGNGPIIIALTAQASRDERARALAAGCDDFVSKPVQIDQLFTKMADYLGLRYRYAAALDQDSQPPVLQGASRRLNTSDLQVMPPSWIAALHQAAILCDGQDTTQLIQQIPAEHRLLIDNLNRLLQEYKFEVIMQLSQPAPIAGSGP, encoded by the coding sequence ATGGTTCTACCAGCACCCTCAGCCGACAGCGATCGCCTGCGCAATATTGCTCGCCATATCCCTGGGGTGATCTATGAATTTGTTCAATATCCCGATGGCCGTATGGCCTTTCCCTACACCAGCGACGGGCTTCTAGAGCTTTACGGCCTTTCCCCCGAGGCGGTGCGCGAAGATGCCGCTCCTATGTTTGCCGCCGTGCATCCTGAAGATCTAACCTACTTAGCTGAGTCGGTTCAAGTTTCTGCTGCGATGCTTACCCCCTGGTGCTGCGAACATCGCATTTATCATTTAAACGGAAACCTGCGCTGGGTACAGGGCAACGCCACACCCCAGCGCGCCTCCGATGGCAGCATCCGCTGGTACGGTTACGTTCGCGATATTACCGAGCAAAAAGCTAGCCGACTGGCCCTTGAGGCCAGCGAACAGAAGCTGCGCCGGGTGATCGACACCATCAATGGCCTGGTGTTTATGGTTGCCCCCGATCTCACCTTGAGCTTGCTCAGCCCCGCTGTGGCTGCGGTGACCGGATACGCCCCAGACGAGTTTCAGCATTGCCACCTTGCCGAGGTTACCCACCCTGACGATCTGGCCCATTGTGTCGAGCAGGTGCAGGCCTGTCTGCGTGGCGAGGGTAGCCGCCGTATAGAGTTTCGAGCCTTACACCGAGACGGGCACTACTACTGGTACTCCGCCAATCTATCACCGTTTACCGCCGAGGATGGGGCCACAGTCTCCTGTTTAGGCATTGCCACCTACATCGACGATCGCAAGCGGGCAGAACTGGCCCTGCAAGAGAGCGAGGCTCGCTACCAATTGCTAGTGGCAAATGTGCCGGGGATGGTCTACCGCTACTTGCCCGGTAGTGAAGGCGGTGCCTTTACCTATGTCAGCGCAGGCTGTTATGAGTTGTTTGGGCTAGAACCAGCCCAGATACGGCAAGATGCCAACCGGGTTTGGGGCTTAATTCATCCCGACGATATGCAGTCGCTGCAAGCCTCTATCGCCAGTGCGGTAGAACGCTGTGCCGCCTGGTCATGGGAAGGACGGTTCACCACTGTAACCGGGCAACTGCGCTGGCTTCAAGGCCGTTCCCGCCCTCAGTTAACCTCAGATGGGCTGGTGTGGGATGGCCTATTGATCGACATCACGGCCCTAAAGCAAACCGAAGCGGCGCTGGGCCAGGAAGTAGCCTATCGCCGCGCCCTCTTTGATGCCTCTGGTGATGGCATTGTGGTGTTAAGTTCAGCGGGTCAGGTTCTAGAGGCCAACCACAGCTTTGCTGCGATGCTAGGCTATTCGCTAGATGAGACCATCGGTCTCCATGTGGCTGATTTTGACGCTGACCCAGAGGCGTTCGACGAGCAACAAGAGACCGACAAACTGTGCCTCGATCGCTTTGAGCGGCGACATCGGCGACAAGATGGCTCAACCTATGCTGTAGAAATTTGCGCCAGCGCCGTTCAGTGGAATGGGCAGTCGGTGCACCTCTGCGTGTGCCGCGATATTGAGGAACGCCAGCGGGCTGAGCTGGCTCTGGCCGCCAGCGAAGACCGGTTTCAGCGGTTAACTGCCGCTTCGCCGGCGGTGATTTATACCGTGGTAGAGAGCACAGAAGGCATTGTGCGCTTTGACTATATCAGTCCGGCGGTGGAAGAAGTCGATGAAATCTCGGTGGCTGCCGCGATGGAAAATGGGGCGCTGCTTTCTGAGCAAATCTACCCTGAGGACCGGGAGCGATATCTGGCTACCTACAGGGCTAGCCTCCAGGCGATGACCCCATTTAGCTGTGAGTGGCGGATTATTACCTCATCGGGCAAAACCAAGTGGCTGCAGGCCAATTCGCGGCCAGAACAGCGCCCCAATGGTGAGGTGGTTTGGCACGGCATTACGCTAGATAAGACTCCTGAAAAGCAAGCCGAGCTAGAGATCATCGCACTTCAATCGGCCCTGCTAGAGGCCCAGGACATTGCCCACATTGGCAACTGGACGTTTGATCTGGCCAGCCAACGCATTACTTGGTCGCCAGAACTGTTTCGCCTATTTGGCTTAGATCCGTCAGAGGGTGAGCCGACCTACGAGGCTTACCTACAACTGATCCACCCTGACGATCGCCCTCTGTTGTTGCAGGCAATTGAACAGGCCATTACCCAAGGTACGCCCTACAAAATTGACTATCGCGCCCTGCTGCCCGATGGCAGTATCCGCTACCACGAAGGGCGGGGCAAGGTTGAGCGCGATGGCACTGGCCAAATCATCCGGCTGTTGGGCACTGGCTTAGACATTACCGAGCGTAAACATACCGAATTGGCCCTGCAAGCCAGTGAAGCCCGCTTTCGAGTCATCTTTGACCAGGCCGCCGCAGGTATCAATCAAATTGATGCTTCGGGGCGCTTTGTTGAAGCCAACCAGTACTATTGCGATCTCCTAGGCTACACAAAAGCCGAATTGATGGAGCTAACCTTTGCCGATGTTATGCACCCTGAAGATCTGGCGCAGCGCCAGGCTCAAATGGATCACGTTTTCTATGGTGAGATTGACTACGTAGCCTATGAAAAGCGCGATCGCCACAAAAATGGCGACTGGATTTGGACCAAAATTAGCATCTCTGTACTGCGCGATCAGGCAGGCCAGGTGGTGGGCAACCTGGCGGTGGTGGTCGACATTCGCGATCGCAAGCGCTACGAAACAGCGCTGCAAGATTCTCGACAGTTATTACAAACCGTGCTCGATACAGTACCCCTGGCCATCTTTTGGAAAAATCGTCAGTCGGTGATTCTCGGCTGCAACCAGCAGTTTGTACAGGCGTCTGGGTTAACGACCCCAGATGAGGCCATTGGTAAAAACACCTTAGATCTGGGGTATACGGCTACCGAAGCCCAAGCCTATATCGAGACCGATGGCCAGGTGATGGCATCAGGCGTTCCCAGAATTGGGGTTCAAGAAACCATCACCCCAGTCGGGGGAGAACAGCGGTGGGTCGAAACCAACAAGCTGCCGCTGCGAGACTGGACGGGCAATGTGATTGGCGTGGTAGGTACCTTTCAAGACATTACCGAGCGCAAGCAGGCAGAAGCAATTATTCGCCAACAGGCGGAGCGAGAAACGGTGCTGCGAAAGATTACCCAGCGCATTCGTCAGTCCTTAGATCTAAGCGCTATTCTAAATACCGCTGTTGAGCAAATGCAGCACACGCTGCAGACCGATCGGGTCGCCGTGTATCAGTTTCGTCCCGATTGGAGCGGTGACTTTATTGCCGAAGCGGTGCATGATCCTTGGGTTAAATTAGTAAATTCTGACATTCAAAGAGTTTGGGAAGATACCTACCTACAAGACACCCAGGGCGGGCGATTTAAACACCACGAAACAGTGGTCGTTGCAGACATCTACCAGGCTGGCTTGCAGCCCTGCCACATTGAGCTTTTAGAACAGTTTCAAGCCAAAGCCTTCGCGATCGCCCCGATCTTTTTTGGAGACACCCTCTGGGGTTTACTGGCCATTTATCAAAATGCGACCTGCCGCCAATGGCTCGATTGGGAAGTTGAATTACTACAGCAGATTGCCGACCAATTGGCGATCGCCATTCAGCAGGCCAGTCTGTTTGAACAACTCCAACAAGAACTGACCGAACGCCAGCAGGCCCAGCAGCAGCTCAGCGAGCGCAACCAAGAGCTGGCCGTTGCCAACCAAGACCTCAGCCGGGCCACCCGTCTCAAAGATGAGTTTTTGGCCAATATGAGCCACGAACTCCGCACTCCTCTAAACATCATTCTAGGGTTTGCCCAGCTGCTCAACGCCGATCGATCCCTTCCGGCGCAGCAGCGAGACTACGTCAACATTATGTACAGCAGCGGCAATCACCTGCTGCATTTAATTAACGACATCCTCGATCTGTCTAAGATTGAAGCCAACCGCATCACCCTAGATCCCGAAAGTATTGATCTGTTGAGTTTGCTTCACGATCTCCAGGCCATGTTTCAAGATCGCGCTGCCGATAAAGAGCTTTACTTCACCCTGGCCTTGGCGTCAGATCTCCCTCAGTACATCGTCACCGACCCCAATAGGCTCCGCCAGGTGCTAATCAACCTACTGGGGAACGCCATTAAATTTACGGTGTCAGGAGGCATTACGCTGCAAGTTAGTCTGCAACCCCTAGAGCCGGAGGTCGTAGCGTCTAGCTCAGCAGAGAGCCCTAGTCCATCCTCTATGGGGCTTTGTTTTGCCGTTACAGACACGGGCACAGGCATTGCTGAGACAGAACTCGCCGCCATTTTTGATGCTTTTACCCAGGCTAAGACTAACCATATTGCCTTGGAAGGAACAGGGTTAGGCCTGGCCATTAGCCGCAGTTTGGTTCAGCTCATGGGCGGAACCCTCATGGTTAGTAGTCGCTTAGGGCAGGGAAGCACCTTCCAGTTCACCCTACCCCTAGAGTTGGCTAACGCCGAAGATGTGATCTCAGACGACAGGCTTGGCCCAGTGATTGGTCTAGCCCCAGGGCAACCGGTCTACCGTATTTTGGTGGTCGATGATCACCCCGAAAATCGGGCTCTACTGATGGCGGCCCTTGCTCAAACTGGCCTGGAAATCGAGGAGGCTAGCGATGGGGTTATGGCGATCGATCGCTGGCGAGAATGGCGTCCCCACCTGATTTGGATGGATCTGCGTATGCCAGGAATTGACGGCGGTGAAGCCACCCGTCGCATTCGTCAGGAGGCCCAGCACCAGGGCGAGGGTAACGGCCCAATTATTATTGCCCTGACCGCCCAGGCCTCTCGGGATGAGCGCGCCCGTGCCCTCGCCGCCGGTTGTGATGACTTTGTCAGCAAGCCCGTTCAGATTGATCAGCTGTTCACCAAGATGGCTGACTATCTTGGCCTCCGCTATCGCTATGCAGCAGCATTAGATCAAGATAGTCAGCCGCCTGTTCTCCAAGGGGCTTCTCGCCGCCTAAATACCAGCGATCTCCAGGTCATGCCCCCCAGCTGGATCGCCGCCCTCCATCAAGCGGCTATTCTCTGCGACGGCCAAGACACCACCCAACTGATTCAGCAAATTCCGGCTGAGCACCGGCTTTTGATAGACAACCTCAACCGGCTGCTGCAAGAGTATAAGTTTGAGGTGATTATGCAACTCAGCCAGCCAGCTCCAATCGCGGGGTCTGGCCCCTAG
- a CDS encoding ATP-binding protein, whose product MPATSTNASLQTLEDLQLAVCERLLRGVAIATNLLLTESDHHAAINAALGILGEATGVDRVYIFEHHPHQNSQVPAISQRWEWVAEGVVPEIENPMLQNLPYSDFLPRWQLELNESRPIVGLIQDFPLSEQALLGPQGILSILVVPIRLKDQVWGFVGFDQCKTAHQWSETEITTLWAIAGSFGGTIARHQVEQALQDINRTLEEKVEQRTQELTLAKEQADQANQAKSEFLANMSHELRTPLNGILGYAQILARSTTLSMKDLQGVDIIQQCGQHLLHLINEILDLAKIEVGKMTLQSAVTSLPSLLQSVVDICKVKADQKGLSFYYHPSQALPLGVEVDEKKLRQVLINLVGNAIKFTDSGSVTLQVDVLDTTADRVSLRFCVVDTGIGIADTDLPRLFQAFEQLRARYQSVEGTGLGLAISQQIIHLMGSSIEVTSRLGQGSEFAFTLVLPQAAAWKPRQLTDRVVNDIVGYQGAPRRILIIDDHWQNRSVVINLLEPLGFQLLEADNGETGLAQLRSHHPDLIITDLAMPVLDGYQFINAVRQDRQFQHYPIVVSSASVSQSDQQMALDCGGNAFLAKPIEAQALFATLSDCLNLDWIYASQANAATATTSSGSELILPERGVLSTLLQLAQQDNIKSLREQLFALQQNDSRYTPFVEELLELAQQFRTEEIERQLTAALARDRRQG is encoded by the coding sequence ATGCCTGCCACCTCCACCAATGCCTCGCTGCAAACCTTAGAAGATTTACAGCTAGCCGTCTGTGAACGGTTACTGCGAGGTGTGGCGATCGCCACAAATCTGTTACTCACCGAAAGTGACCACCACGCCGCTATCAATGCTGCCCTAGGCATTTTGGGTGAGGCTACTGGCGTAGATCGCGTCTACATTTTTGAGCATCATCCCCACCAGAATAGTCAAGTACCTGCCATTAGCCAGCGATGGGAGTGGGTGGCAGAGGGGGTCGTCCCCGAAATTGAAAATCCCATGTTGCAAAATCTGCCCTACAGTGATTTTTTACCCCGCTGGCAACTAGAGCTCAATGAAAGTCGCCCCATTGTGGGGCTGATTCAAGATTTTCCCCTTTCAGAACAAGCATTGCTGGGGCCTCAGGGCATTTTGTCGATTTTAGTTGTGCCCATCAGACTCAAGGATCAAGTCTGGGGATTTGTCGGATTTGATCAGTGCAAAACGGCCCATCAGTGGAGCGAAACCGAGATTACTACCCTCTGGGCGATCGCAGGTAGTTTTGGGGGCACCATTGCTCGTCACCAGGTTGAACAGGCTTTACAAGATATCAACCGCACCCTTGAAGAGAAGGTTGAACAGCGTACTCAAGAGCTCACCCTTGCCAAAGAACAGGCCGATCAGGCCAACCAGGCAAAAAGTGAGTTTTTGGCCAACATGAGCCATGAACTGCGTACCCCGCTCAACGGCATTCTGGGCTATGCCCAAATTCTCGCCCGTTCCACAACCTTGTCGATGAAAGATCTTCAGGGTGTCGATATCATTCAGCAGTGCGGTCAACATCTGCTCCACTTAATCAATGAAATTTTGGATTTGGCCAAAATAGAGGTCGGGAAAATGACCCTGCAATCGGCCGTGACGTCCCTCCCGTCCCTATTGCAGAGTGTAGTTGACATCTGCAAAGTTAAAGCCGATCAAAAGGGGCTTAGCTTCTACTACCACCCTAGCCAGGCGTTACCCCTTGGAGTTGAGGTCGACGAAAAAAAGCTGCGGCAGGTGCTGATTAACCTGGTAGGCAACGCTATTAAGTTTACCGACAGCGGTTCGGTTACGCTCCAGGTCGATGTGCTCGACACCACCGCCGATCGGGTCTCCTTGCGCTTTTGCGTCGTAGATACTGGCATCGGCATTGCCGACACTGATTTACCCAGACTCTTCCAGGCCTTTGAGCAACTGCGTGCCCGATACCAATCGGTAGAAGGCACCGGGTTGGGTCTAGCGATTAGCCAGCAGATTATCCATCTGATGGGCAGCTCCATTGAGGTCACTAGCCGCCTAGGGCAAGGTAGCGAGTTTGCCTTTACGCTGGTATTGCCCCAGGCCGCCGCCTGGAAACCTCGACAGCTGACGGATCGTGTAGTCAACGACATCGTCGGCTACCAAGGAGCGCCACGGCGCATTCTGATCATCGATGACCACTGGCAAAATCGCTCGGTAGTCATTAACCTGCTAGAACCGCTGGGGTTTCAGCTATTGGAGGCTGACAACGGCGAAACGGGCCTAGCCCAGCTGCGATCGCACCACCCCGACCTGATCATCACCGACCTGGCTATGCCAGTTCTAGATGGCTATCAGTTCATCAATGCCGTCCGCCAAGACCGCCAGTTTCAGCACTACCCGATTGTAGTTTCGTCCGCATCGGTGTCTCAGAGCGATCAACAAATGGCCCTAGACTGCGGCGGCAATGCGTTTCTGGCTAAACCCATTGAGGCCCAGGCCTTGTTTGCCACCCTGTCTGATTGCCTAAACCTAGATTGGATCTACGCCTCCCAGGCCAATGCTGCGACGGCAACGACATCGTCTGGCTCAGAGTTGATTCTGCCTGAAAGAGGGGTTTTAAGCACCCTATTACAGCTGGCCCAGCAAGACAATATCAAAAGTCTGCGCGAGCAGTTGTTTGCCCTCCAGCAAAACGATAGCCGTTACACCCCCTTTGTCGAAGAGCTGCTCGAATTAGCCCAGCAGTTTAGAACCGAAGAAATTGAACGGCAACTGACCGCCGCCTTGGCCCGCGATCGACGGCAGGGCTGA
- a CDS encoding nitrile hydratase accessory protein yields the protein MSNPPPPSPSTVCPGFSPDDQTLVFNAPWEAKAFAIVNHLATDQHCTWSEWTEYLVNEISTTDQEAPGSVTYYEQWVIACEKMLMAKGLIDAQGINSKLDELAAEREANHHH from the coding sequence ATGTCTAACCCACCACCACCTTCACCTTCAACCGTCTGCCCAGGCTTTTCCCCAGATGATCAGACTCTGGTTTTTAATGCCCCCTGGGAAGCTAAGGCGTTTGCGATTGTGAACCACCTAGCCACCGATCAGCACTGTACCTGGTCAGAGTGGACCGAGTATTTGGTCAACGAAATTTCGACGACAGATCAGGAAGCACCTGGATCAGTAACCTACTATGAACAATGGGTGATTGCTTGTGAAAAAATGTTGATGGCCAAGGGTCTAATTGATGCTCAAGGCATTAATTCAAAACTAGATGAACTAGCCGCAGAACGAGAGGCAAATCACCATCATTGA
- a CDS encoding SH3-like domain-containing protein, translating into MAIQTSNECMTVAQAEALLQSGVDCRGEVDTLPQFRVGDRVKAKVMHPVTYTRLPRYVRGKVGTITKVHGGYIFPDTMGQRLGPKPQYVYSVRFSAHELWGPSASPQDCLYIDLFDDHLDAL; encoded by the coding sequence ATGGCCATCCAAACTAGTAACGAATGTATGACTGTGGCCCAGGCTGAGGCTTTGCTTCAGTCGGGCGTTGACTGCCGGGGCGAGGTCGATACCCTTCCCCAGTTTCGGGTGGGCGATCGCGTCAAAGCCAAGGTGATGCACCCAGTCACCTATACCCGCCTACCTCGCTACGTGCGAGGCAAGGTGGGCACCATCACCAAAGTCCATGGTGGGTATATTTTTCCAGATACTATGGGGCAGCGCTTAGGCCCCAAGCCCCAATACGTCTACAGTGTTCGTTTCTCAGCCCATGAACTTTGGGGCCCCTCGGCCTCGCCCCAAGACTGTCTTTACATTGACCTATTCGATGACCATTTAGACGCTCTTTAA
- a CDS encoding SH3-like domain-containing protein: MNGPHDLGGMHNLGPIPIEEDEPVFHSRWEAKVFAMSFATFCNFFPVDETRHASERMPPGDYLSSQYYERWLYALELLITEHNLVTTAEIEQRMAELAKTNSES; encoded by the coding sequence ATGAACGGTCCCCACGATCTGGGAGGCATGCATAACTTAGGGCCAATCCCTATAGAAGAAGACGAGCCTGTGTTTCACTCCCGATGGGAAGCTAAGGTCTTTGCCATGAGCTTTGCCACCTTTTGCAACTTCTTCCCGGTGGACGAAACTCGCCATGCCTCTGAACGCATGCCGCCAGGCGACTATTTAAGCTCTCAATACTACGAGCGGTGGTTGTACGCTTTAGAACTGTTGATTACTGAGCACAACCTGGTCACCACAGCAGAAATTGAGCAGCGTATGGCTGAGTTGGCTAAGACCAACTCCGAGTCCTAA
- the nthA gene encoding nitrile hydratase subunit alpha has protein sequence MTQPHHEKPDLALRVQAIESLLVEKGIIDPATLDTIIDAYENRIGPHNGARIVAKAWVDPNYKERLLDDGTSAIAELGLTGFSSEHMVVVENTPQVHNLIVCTLCSCYPWAILGLPPTWYKSFAYRSRAVIEPRQVLQEFGLTIPADVEIRVWDSNADLRYLVLPERPSGTDGMTEAALAALVTRNAMVGTAKVQPPAAASTLAT, from the coding sequence ATGACTCAGCCTCACCATGAAAAACCTGATCTCGCTCTCCGTGTGCAGGCGATCGAGTCGCTTTTGGTAGAGAAAGGGATCATTGATCCTGCGACTCTAGACACTATTATTGATGCCTATGAAAATCGCATTGGTCCCCATAATGGGGCGCGGATTGTGGCGAAAGCTTGGGTTGACCCAAACTATAAGGAACGGCTGTTAGACGATGGTACTAGTGCGATCGCAGAACTGGGCCTCACCGGTTTCTCCAGCGAACACATGGTCGTGGTCGAAAATACCCCCCAGGTGCACAATCTAATTGTTTGCACCCTGTGTTCTTGTTACCCATGGGCTATTTTGGGCCTGCCTCCCACCTGGTATAAATCCTTTGCCTACCGATCGCGGGCCGTGATTGAACCTCGCCAAGTGTTACAAGAGTTTGGCCTCACCATTCCGGCAGATGTCGAGATTCGAGTCTGGGACAGCAACGCCGACCTGCGCTATCTGGTGCTACCAGAACGTCCCAGCGGGACCGACGGGATGACAGAGGCGGCCCTAGCGGCCCTGGTCACCCGCAATGCCATGGTGGGCACGGCAAAAGTTCAGCCCCCGGCAGCGGCTTCTACCCTTGCGACCTAG